From Malaya genurostris strain Urasoe2022 chromosome 2, Malgen_1.1, whole genome shotgun sequence:
tttttttgacGGATTTAGAAAACCTTTATTGTTCTTGCAAATGCTAATCAGTAAGGCATAACGCTTAATTATAAAGTCCATgtaaaaattttgttccagtGGTGCCAAGTGCACCTATTCCCAGTACAAcactttgaataaaaataaaaaattgtttatctgaTGGCGCCGgtgaaatattgaaaacaatGTATGTTTCCATTAATATTTTGAAGGCTGATCTCAACTCTAACAGAACAGGAATTCTGTGCATTCCAATGCATATTGTGCAATCGTTTGAATCCTGCAAAAAGGAGCCTCGTACAAACAGTTTAGGGGGAAATTCTTCATTTGGTAACTCGTCTTCTGCCtgtaaaataaataatagaCTCATTTATATATGTAGTTTCATACATAACTAGCTTAGTTAATATAACTGACATTGATCCATTGCACTATTCCGTGTAACGGATTCTTtcgattcggttcattcaatttCCTTTTCGACCCACGAGATGGATTTTTTTCTTTGACAATTGCTAGTGCACGCACGAAATCTAGTAACAATAATAAATTTTAGTTCCTTTTATCACATTTAAAACCAATAAGAATCCCAACGAGAAcgtttcaattttgtttaattttgattGCATTTAAGTCCCATAACGTGTAATTAATTGTACGTTGAGCTATTTCGAAACTATCGGTGGAATTCTAACTGGGCGTATGTCATAACACTTATTTTTTTCCATGATAGTAAATTAACAAAAGCAACTAACAATTGCCGCAGCGTTTCAGTCAATTGAAACCACGGTGTTAGCAATATTAAATTACATGGAGGACTTTCGTTTTTGAACTATggtttcaaaactggaaagTATTAATTACCATGATTAAGCTCACAGAACAGCTGGTTGTATTGACTTAAAATTCTCTCCTGTACCGTTTCCCACTTTTCTGAAAAGGACGTAGCTTGTGGTCGTATTTTCAGGAAATCAAGTGTAATCTGTAAATAATGTATAGTACAGAAATGTTCAATTTGAAATGTATTATATCTTACCAGTTCTCCGTTATAAGCAGTAAGCACCGGAAAATCATCGATACATTCAAAAGAATGTTTCAATTCGCGGGACTGCTGTCGATTTTGGAAAGAAATGTTCCATAGCTCGataattcggtttttgttttgttggctAGGAACAATGAACTTGAGTTCAAGCATCTGAAAGAAGTACGGTTATTTAAGTTATTTTCAATGTAGAGTACTTACCGCTTGCTGAATACAATCATCACTTGTATTTTCGTTCATTGGTATAAAAGACACGTCGGAACTAGGTGGATACTCTTCGATACGACGACGTTTGATAACACGGTCTTCAGATTTTCGTGCTAAATACTCCATGTGGTAATGGATTCGGCCGGCATGATGATTTAGACCCCTGGCATGTGCATGGAACCACAGTGCCTTCACAATAAAGATTTAATAAatgggtttgaaaaaaaatgattttatcaatgcAGTACTAAAATGATACCTGTGGTACATCCGTTGGCGAAGCTAATGCAGGATATGACTTTACGAGAGAGATAGCAATCTGGATCTTGTAGAAATTATTTGGACGGCTGTGATGAATCATATGTGAAAACAACTTCGTCATATGTATGGTTAAATAACTTACCAACCATGCAACGATTTCAAACATTCGCAGAGTAGCGAATTGATTCTCTTTATAAATGTTTCTTTCGGTCgataattttcttttaaagccTCCATTATCGCAGATCCTTCCTGGGTTCGTTCGAAAATCCTATCAATATTATTTATCTGAAGGAAAAAGAAATGGCAAAACTATTTGTTTTGGGTGTACTAAAATGAATATTTGACTAGTCACCTCTTCTAGATTAATTCCACTGTAAGGATTATCAACACTCCAGTTCTGATTAATAGTCTCAATATCACTAATATGAGATTCGCTCATACACAAGTTTTCCTGGATCCATTCTTCGGACTCATGCTctaaataatcattttttttatattccaaTTGTAATTTTTCGATCCATTTTATCATTTTTGTGGTGAGTTGCAGTCTAATAAAATCACGTTCATTCAACGTTAAGAATGTTTCCAAATCATCAATTTCttcagtttctgaaagcattaaaTTATTGCTGATTGTTATCAATACTGGATACTTGATTAAGTTTCTTAACAACACTTTTTGCTTAAAAACAGTTGCCGTATAAAAATTGaagtacaattcatacggtccGTCTACTTCCATCACCGTCACCAGAACGTCATCTTCTATCCAAATTAGGTAAATAGTTTCTTTACTGGAACGTTCGCGCGTACTGGTCATCAATACGTCCGTGGCGGTGACGTTGTGTGTGAATGTGTCCATAAGATTGCGTTCACCTAATTTTGACGGCGATGATGACGGAAGTTAACTTTGACGGAAGCTGATGGAACGTCTGAATCGTAATTAAGACCTGAGCGCTCTTAAATATCCAACAAACTGGTAACACTGCTTAAAAAATTGTCATTAAGACGAAAagaagcagagaaaaaaaacacaatctaAATGTTATTGTTGACACATAGAATAGGTATcttctcgtgtaaatttcatcaaCATTGTACGGAAATTGTGTTTGTTTGAAAAGCGTTGATAAAAAACTGCAGTATCCAAAATCCAACTTTCTGCAATATCACGtactacacactaagatttaattcctttgttcggtaatatttttgacgagaaatttcggtaatctatagaaatgaccgatatttcggtacatgagttttcttttacaataattatgcaaatttttaccggacgatcagtcttacgtaaattttcattacagaattttgtaaatagatatgcaattcatacggtaaatctgaatagttgccgagtacggtaaaaaccatactgtccgtatggtgtattatcttccaataaccgaacttctgcgaAAACTgctgattgtcatgaaactaactgtcaaacagtttttagtaagtgtcttttcattaaccaaacaaaacaatcttgaagagttcatcgaatggattgaggtacaggtgcaaaagtttttaaaacatttgattagtggttcaaatttgtttacttataggcagaaaataattttgtatcacttgtccacttgctgcctacacaaattcgagggtaatttctggtggagtcgacggattgtgcagtgttttggaaggcgctcataattccagtcagccggaacatttgacctttttttgtggaataaaaccatagccacaacaggttggaatttctttcattcgtttttgtgaatttgtgttgttttttgaaatccgaaaatccagaattttaaccaaaggaaaacaaacaataaattaccgaacaatcagttagatccaattggtttacagtgtacggtagttgtttgacagctcAGCAATtatcgaacgatcggtaatcaatttaattaccgaactgattaccgaaggtTCAGTTGTTGAAAGTTCGGTAAAAAatcaccgaattctgcgaaattttctaagtgtgtataatattatattataaaatcgtcttgaaatgaatttttggcTGTTATTAAAGGGAGACCAAAATGAGAAGGTAGCGTATGTGAAGCAATCCTCAATGCATATAAATATTTCTTTTGTTGATACTTGCAGCTCATATGCTTCATAGAACTCATTATATCCTGTGGTATCACAGACacgcaacagaaaaaaaattttctcttcaaaCACCACTATTTCGCGTATAACTCCATATGAAGGAAACATATCATTGTCATGATTCTGTTGACCAACAATAAGATTTGGGCGAAATTCTATTCCGTTCAATGTAACAGTTTTTGGTATATACACAAATTTAACGTCCGCACCTAAATAAAAGTCACTTAAGCATTTAGTTCTTTCAACAAGTATCCCAGatttataaaacattttatcgCAAAATGGGTTATCAAGTATATTGAGGATCATTTTGAAGCATTGTCTTTTTGCGAGActgaaacaaatgtttttaaagTTGCGACACGTTGCTGCTTgagttttggaaattttattaGTTTGTTCGAATTGTAAGCAGTTATATTGCTTCATTGCACCACTTTTTCGTATACACATTGAATAATGTCTGAGATGATGTAGTTTATTAATGCGACGATCAAACTTTTTGTAGAACGTATCCTCAAAAAATTGTACATGCACATCTAACTGGCAAAGAAGATTTTCGGATACCACGGGTGACATGATTATTCTTACTATATTGATAAGATTGCCAATCATTCTCATGTACTCGCAGTCTTCGGAGATTTTATGACCGAACAGAAATGGAAATGCACGAAGTAGCAAAAATGTTTGCGAAGACGTTTGTTTTAACCTGTGTTTAATGGAATTTGACATCATTTCATCAGTAAAGTTACATGATGGTTTGTTCTTCCTATCAATATATCCATAAGTAAATGAATTCAAACGAGTATTTATATATCCGGCATTCATTTTTAACTCCTTTTGATTGCAATAGTAAGCCAATACAAGTTGTATAGTCAACGGGACTACGCCTTCAGCAAGATCATGCATTGGATCGAGACAATAATTTTCACTTACATGATAAAATTTTAGATTGTTTAAAATACAACCCGATTGTTTCAGACCACAATCTTTTGGAGAAATCAACCCTTGTTTTAGCGCCGATAAGTTATGCTCATACCAATCTTTAGTTCTCATAGGATATTCCGCGACGGGATTTTCCCGAAATTGTTCTCTAGAAATTTGACATAATCGACAGAAATATTTTGCGCTGGGCCCAAGTAAATTGAAGACGTCATGAATTGCAAGTGTATCACCACAGAACATTGTAACTACAGCTCTAATAATGAAGTTCTGAGTCCCATAACATACAGGGACTCCTTCTTCCAACTGTTTTAAATCGTTCATCAAGGGCTCTAAAATCTTGCTATATCCATGTTTCTTTACATCTATTGAGTTGCAAAATAGAACTGGAAACACAGATCGTGGTGATGAGTTCCATTTTtcaggaatgttttgaattttaaaacaaatgtttgatattttatttattcctGCTCTTGAGCTGAACGCATTGCCAAGCTCCACATCATCTTGATATAGTGTGAGTCTTATTGCTTCAGGATGTTGCAAAATGTTCTGTTTTTTGAAAGAATCACCAGTTTTGTAAGAACTGTATTCTTTTACACAAGGAGTATCTGAAGTATTCAAGTAAGTTTCCGATAGCAGTTCTCTGTTTTCCGTATCCACTTAATTTTAATGTATCCACTATGCTTATATATGATGCAGTTTCATTGACCATAACTCGTTTTGGTATAGAATTTATATGCCGTACATCTTCGCGAAGATTCAGCAAAAGCTCCCGAGGTTCCGGTTTTGAAACAACTAGTTcatgtaaatattttgactgTTTTGAGAAAGTATTTACATCATcgaacaaattatccatacagaACGAATTTAACAATAAAATGGTGTCTAACTAAGAACCTCATGGTTTTTATTTTCAAGTATTCGGTTACATGCTGTACAATAGATTCGCAAACGTTTACAAATTCTGTAGTTTTTGTTTGAGGTAAACTCACATCCGATGTTAGGTGACACACGCtgatatttataatttttttaatgtctGCAAAGCTAGGATCAGAGTTTTGAACCGTGGACGCAACTGAATCTAACTTTTCTGGAGTATTATCTAATACAAGGAATGAATTTTTTGTATTGTCGACTAGAGAAGGAGGCTGTTCAATAGAATGTTTTTCGACAATATGTCTCTTCAGTGAATAAATATTACTATATCTGGAGCTGCATTTTGGAAATGTACAATCAAAAATTACTGTCTCCGGAATAAAATGACCCATTCGAATGTGGTCGTTCATGTGACGATGTAAGCCGGCTACGAATCCAGGAACATGTgcacggcaataaaaacaaacaatggTCGATGTCTAGAATACTGGATatataaccacagactaacagacatgaca
This genomic window contains:
- the LOC131427042 gene encoding uncharacterized protein LOC131427042; protein product: MDTFTHNVTATDVLMTSTRERSSKETIYLIWIEDDVLVTVMEVDGPYELYFNFYTATVFKQKVLLRNLIKYPVLITISNNLMLSETEEIDDLETFLTLNERDFIRLQLTTKMIKWIEKLQLEYKKNDYLEHESEEWIQENLCMSESHISDIETINQNWSVDNPYSGINLEEINNIDRIFERTQEGSAIMEALKENYRPKETFIKRINSLLCECLKSLHGCRPNNFYKIQIAISLVKSYPALASPTDVPQALWFHAHARGLNHHAGRIHYHMEYLARKSEDRVIKRRRIEEYPPSSDVSFIPMNENTSDDCIQQAMLELKFIVPSQQNKNRIIELWNISFQNRQQSRELKHSFECIDDFPVLTAYNGELITLDFLKIRPQATSFSEKWETVQERILSQYNQLFCELNHGRRRVTK